The following coding sequences lie in one Flavobacterium cyclinae genomic window:
- a CDS encoding LemA family protein: MIKKFLPYMIGGGLLLILVFWYISVKNGAVTVDQAVKKEWGNVETSYQRRNDLIGNLVKTVKGAADFEKTTLEAVISARSKATSVNIDPTNITPEQFEQFNQAQSGVSSALSRLLVTVEKYPELRANENFRMLQNELTSTENQILTARTRFNEAVEKYNNYVLKMPRSFILSDYKEKALFKSVAGAEKPVDVEFDFNNEKK, from the coding sequence ATGATTAAAAAATTTTTACCTTATATGATAGGTGGTGGGTTATTATTAATCCTTGTATTTTGGTATATCAGTGTTAAAAATGGAGCTGTTACAGTAGACCAAGCTGTGAAAAAGGAATGGGGTAATGTAGAAACTTCATACCAAAGACGTAATGACTTAATTGGGAATTTGGTTAAAACAGTAAAAGGGGCAGCTGATTTTGAAAAAACTACCCTAGAAGCAGTTATTTCTGCAAGATCTAAAGCTACTTCAGTAAATATTGATCCAACAAACATTACTCCAGAACAGTTTGAGCAATTTAATCAAGCTCAAAGTGGTGTTTCTTCTGCGTTGTCAAGATTATTGGTAACTGTAGAAAAATATCCAGAGTTACGAGCAAATGAGAATTTTAGAATGCTTCAAAATGAATTAACAAGTACAGAAAATCAGATTTTAACAGCTAGAACTCGTTTTAATGAAGCTGTTGAAAAATATAATAATTATGTGTTAAAAATGCCAAGAAGTTTTATTTTGTCTGATTACAAAGAAAAAGCATTATTTAAATCAGTTGCTGGTGCTGAAAAACCAGTTGACGTAGAATTTGACTTTAATAACGAGAAAAAATAA
- the der gene encoding ribosome biogenesis GTPase Der, producing the protein MNNIVAIVGRPNVGKSTFFNRLIQRREAIVDSVSGVTRDRNYGKSEWNGKEFSVIDTGGYVKGSDDIFEGEIRRQVELAIDEADAIVFVVDVEEGITPMDDEVAKLLRKVKKPVILVVNKVDNAMREKDAVEFYNLGLGDYFTISGMSGSGTGELLDKIVEVLPELPDAVEEENPLPRFCVVGRPNAGKSSFINALIGEDRFVVTDIAGTTRDAIDTKYNRFGFEFNLVDTAGIRRKAKVKEDLEFYSVMRSVRAIEHSDVCLLVIDATRGFEGQDQSIFWLAEKNRKGIVILVNKWDLVEKDTMTTRDYERKIREEIAPFTDVPILFVSALTKQRLLKALETAVEVFENRKQRISTSKFNELMLPIIEATPPPALKGKYIKIKYCMQLPTPTPQFVFFANLPQYVKDPYKRFIENKLRENYNFSGVPIDIYFRQK; encoded by the coding sequence ATGAACAATATTGTTGCCATTGTAGGAAGACCAAATGTTGGAAAATCCACATTTTTTAACCGTTTAATTCAGCGAAGAGAAGCTATTGTTGACTCGGTAAGCGGTGTTACGCGTGATAGAAATTATGGAAAAAGTGAGTGGAACGGAAAAGAGTTTTCGGTAATTGATACCGGAGGTTATGTAAAAGGTTCGGATGATATTTTTGAAGGAGAGATTCGTCGTCAAGTAGAATTAGCTATTGACGAAGCAGATGCTATTGTTTTTGTAGTAGATGTTGAGGAAGGCATTACGCCAATGGATGATGAAGTAGCTAAGTTACTTCGAAAAGTTAAAAAACCCGTTATTTTAGTTGTAAATAAAGTGGATAATGCCATGCGTGAAAAAGACGCGGTGGAATTCTACAACTTAGGATTAGGTGATTATTTCACGATTTCGGGAATGAGCGGAAGTGGAACGGGAGAATTATTAGATAAAATTGTAGAAGTTTTACCTGAATTACCAGACGCAGTTGAAGAGGAAAATCCGTTACCAAGATTTTGTGTAGTGGGAAGACCAAATGCTGGAAAATCATCATTCATCAATGCTTTAATTGGTGAAGATAGATTTGTAGTAACGGATATTGCAGGAACAACTCGTGATGCAATTGACACAAAATACAACCGTTTTGGATTCGAGTTCAACTTAGTTGACACTGCCGGAATTAGACGTAAAGCGAAAGTAAAAGAAGATTTAGAATTTTACTCGGTAATGCGTTCGGTAAGAGCAATTGAGCACAGTGATGTATGTTTATTAGTTATCGATGCCACTCGCGGATTTGAGGGGCAAGATCAAAGTATTTTTTGGTTGGCAGAAAAAAACCGTAAAGGAATTGTAATCTTAGTGAACAAATGGGATTTGGTTGAAAAAGACACCATGACGACTCGTGATTACGAAAGAAAAATTAGAGAAGAAATTGCTCCTTTTACTGATGTGCCGATTTTATTCGTTTCCGCTTTAACTAAACAACGTTTATTAAAAGCATTAGAAACTGCCGTGGAAGTTTTTGAAAACAGAAAACAACGTATTTCGACTTCAAAATTCAACGAGTTGATGTTGCCAATTATAGAAGCAACGCCACCACCAGCATTAAAAGGAAAATACATCAAGATTAAATATTGTATGCAGTTGCCAACACCAACACCTCAGTTTGTGTTTTTTGCGAATTTACCACAATATGTTAAAGACCCATACAAACGTTTTATTGAAAACAAATTAAGAGAAAACTACAATTTTAGTGGCGTTCCAATTGATATTTATTTCAGACAGAAATAG
- a CDS encoding outer membrane beta-barrel protein, whose protein sequence is MGKKISFIAVFLFSIFSYSQSTFVLKGKIIDKNTSIPLESATIYIKSAIDSTLIDYTISDKNGNFSFKTKKIETGVLFKISYIGYKDYSEKIEKITADKDFGSIRLEENVSDLKEVVIQSEAPPVTIKNDTLEFNASSFKVRPDANVEALLKQLPGVEIDEEGKITVNGKEVNNILVNGKPFFGKDGKIATQNLPAEIIDKVQVVDTKTKEEELSGQNATSDEKTINLTIQEDKNKGVFGKVNAGYGTDDRYESSMLFNYFKDTQKISILGSSNNVNSIGFSMDEIFDNMGGGRNSSIWVNDNGSFGINGMQFGGSTGITQSNMIGVNFADEWAKKKINPNGSYYYSNAETNNKSRTNRINLLPTGNTNTLAESTTKSTTDGHNISMDFEIKIDSTTTLYMNPSFSKNEIKNKNSGFDNTFDEFGATLNENTTNNNWASQNNSFRNDIYFYKSLKKKGRGISASFNNENSKNESDLVTKTTTTFFQSGSSSDIRDQLRLDESKNDSFRAEMGYNEPLQDSLSLNFKAVYRYKKSTDTRATYDFNNGLNIYSDFNDLLSNSIISSTSSVTPMVGVSIRKKNIRGNISMGTEIINFNNQSDYLSNKTTVNKNYMYPKMNGYVSITLGKSKSIYSYYSYEVNLPTANQILPFQNLGNPLNTIIGNADLKPNENYSIYTNFNNYDYATRSGLYAYIGGDYNVNKIVASTTYDSDFKATTTYQNVDRAYNTYIGFNYNKSLKKEKRTFKYGFGMQLGYDYNQGLTNAELFESKGLTFNPRVNLTWSIDEMITINPSYRYTYINNDFTNYVIENTKNFKHSAKLEITSYWPKKVVIGSDFGYNYNSNIADGFQKDFYLWNLSLGYNFFQDKLLAKVKVYDVLNQNISATRTITPTAITDMENMVLQQYAMFSLTYKLEKFGGKKNDSNGIIFMD, encoded by the coding sequence ATGGGTAAGAAAATTTCTTTCATTGCAGTATTTCTATTTTCAATTTTTAGTTACAGCCAAAGCACTTTTGTGTTAAAAGGAAAAATCATTGACAAAAACACTTCTATTCCACTTGAATCAGCAACTATTTACATAAAATCGGCAATTGATTCCACTTTAATTGATTATACAATTTCAGATAAGAATGGAAATTTTTCATTTAAAACAAAAAAAATAGAAACTGGAGTTTTATTTAAAATTTCATATATCGGCTATAAGGATTATTCAGAAAAAATTGAAAAAATTACTGCTGATAAAGATTTTGGATCTATCAGACTTGAAGAAAATGTGAGTGATTTAAAAGAAGTTGTTATTCAATCTGAAGCACCACCCGTTACCATAAAAAATGATACCTTAGAATTTAATGCATCTTCTTTTAAAGTTAGACCTGATGCGAATGTGGAAGCGTTACTTAAACAACTTCCTGGTGTTGAAATTGATGAAGAAGGAAAAATAACGGTAAATGGAAAAGAAGTTAATAATATTCTTGTAAACGGAAAGCCTTTCTTTGGCAAAGATGGAAAAATTGCAACTCAAAATTTACCTGCCGAGATAATTGACAAAGTTCAAGTAGTTGACACCAAAACTAAAGAAGAAGAATTATCAGGTCAAAATGCAACTTCTGATGAAAAAACCATAAATCTTACTATACAAGAAGATAAAAACAAAGGTGTTTTTGGAAAAGTAAATGCAGGTTATGGAACTGATGATCGATATGAATCCAGCATGCTTTTTAATTATTTCAAAGACACGCAAAAAATAAGTATTTTAGGTTCTTCCAATAATGTGAATTCAATTGGATTTTCAATGGATGAAATCTTTGACAACATGGGCGGAGGAAGAAATAGCTCTATTTGGGTAAACGATAACGGAAGCTTTGGAATTAATGGAATGCAATTTGGTGGTTCTACAGGAATAACACAATCAAATATGATTGGGGTAAATTTCGCAGATGAGTGGGCTAAAAAGAAAATCAATCCTAACGGGAGTTACTATTACTCAAATGCTGAAACAAACAATAAAAGCAGAACCAATAGAATCAATTTATTACCTACTGGCAACACAAACACATTAGCTGAGTCAACAACAAAATCTACAACTGACGGACATAATATTTCGATGGATTTTGAAATAAAAATTGATTCTACAACAACGTTATATATGAATCCTAGTTTTTCAAAAAATGAAATTAAAAATAAAAACTCAGGATTTGATAACACTTTTGATGAATTTGGAGCAACATTGAATGAAAATACAACGAATAATAATTGGGCTAGCCAAAACAATTCATTTAGAAACGATATTTATTTTTATAAAAGTTTAAAGAAAAAAGGGAGAGGAATTAGTGCTTCTTTCAATAACGAAAACAGTAAAAACGAATCGGATTTAGTTACCAAAACAACCACTACCTTTTTTCAATCGGGAAGTTCTAGTGATATTCGTGACCAATTACGTTTAGACGAATCTAAAAACGATAGTTTTAGAGCAGAAATGGGATATAATGAACCATTACAAGATTCTTTGTCATTAAATTTCAAAGCCGTTTACAGATACAAAAAATCCACAGACACTAGAGCAACTTACGATTTTAATAACGGATTAAATATCTATTCTGATTTTAACGATTTACTTTCTAATTCTATTATCTCATCTACTTCTTCAGTAACACCCATGGTAGGTGTAAGTATTCGCAAGAAAAACATCAGAGGAAATATTTCTATGGGAACTGAAATTATCAATTTCAATAATCAATCGGATTATTTATCGAATAAAACAACAGTTAACAAAAACTACATGTATCCTAAAATGAATGGATATGTTAGTATTACATTGGGCAAATCAAAATCAATTTATAGCTATTATTCTTACGAAGTAAATTTACCAACGGCCAATCAAATTTTACCATTTCAAAACTTAGGCAATCCATTAAATACCATTATTGGAAATGCCGATTTAAAACCAAATGAAAATTATTCTATTTATACCAATTTTAATAATTACGATTATGCTACTCGAAGTGGTTTATATGCTTACATAGGTGGAGATTACAATGTAAATAAAATCGTAGCTTCAACAACATATGATTCTGATTTTAAAGCCACAACAACTTACCAAAACGTAGACCGAGCTTACAATACTTATATAGGATTTAATTATAATAAATCTTTAAAGAAAGAAAAGCGAACTTTTAAATATGGTTTTGGAATGCAACTGGGTTACGATTACAACCAAGGATTAACTAATGCTGAATTATTTGAATCAAAAGGATTAACTTTTAATCCGAGAGTTAATCTGACTTGGTCAATTGACGAAATGATAACAATTAATCCGTCTTATCGCTACACTTACATTAATAATGATTTTACTAATTACGTTATTGAAAATACTAAAAATTTCAAACACAGTGCTAAGTTAGAAATCACGAGTTATTGGCCAAAAAAAGTAGTTATCGGAAGTGACTTTGGTTATAATTATAACTCAAATATTGCTGATGGTTTCCAAAAAGATTTCTATTTATGGAATTTAAGTTTAGGATATAATTTTTTCCAAGACAAACTACTAGCTAAGGTAAAAGTGTATGATGTATTAAATCAAAATATTAGTGCCACTAGAACGATAACTCCAACCGCTATTACCGATATGGAAAACATGGTATTACAACAATATGCAATGTTTTCATTAACTTATAAATTAGAAAAATTTGGAGGCAAAAAGAATGATAGCAATGGCATAATTTTCATGGACTAA
- a CDS encoding M23 family metallopeptidase — translation MSKVKYYYDSENLAYKRILPKKRKKFAYVMLFLLSSALFGFLSFVLLINTSYFETPKDKIQAREIEALKLNYTVLNKKLDLMDDVLEAIENRDNNIYRIYFNATPISEEERKAGFGGVNRYKDLQGFNNSDLIENTTRRVDVLTKELVIQSKSLDEIVALAKQKEKLLAAIPAIQPVKNEDLKQMASGFGYRSDPFTKIRKFHYGMDFTARTGTPIYATGDGVVYKADASLSGYGNHIEINHGFGYKTLYAHLSKYKCRPGQKVKRGDIIGYVGSTGRSQAPHLHYEVFKNGERVNPLNFYYGSISAKEYIEISKLANQENQSLD, via the coding sequence ATGTCGAAGGTAAAATATTATTACGATTCAGAAAATTTAGCATATAAGCGCATTCTGCCTAAAAAGAGAAAGAAATTCGCCTACGTAATGCTGTTTTTATTGTCTTCGGCATTGTTTGGTTTTTTGAGTTTTGTACTGTTGATTAATACAAGTTATTTTGAAACACCAAAAGATAAAATTCAAGCCAGAGAAATTGAAGCATTGAAATTAAATTACACTGTGTTAAATAAAAAGTTGGATTTAATGGACGATGTTTTAGAAGCAATTGAAAACAGAGACAATAATATTTACCGAATTTATTTTAATGCCACTCCCATTTCTGAAGAAGAGCGAAAAGCTGGATTTGGAGGTGTGAATCGATATAAAGATTTACAAGGTTTTAATAATTCTGATTTGATAGAAAACACGACTAGACGAGTAGATGTATTAACAAAAGAGTTAGTTATTCAATCGAAATCATTAGATGAAATTGTGGCTTTGGCAAAACAAAAAGAGAAGTTGTTAGCGGCAATTCCAGCTATACAACCTGTTAAAAATGAAGATTTAAAACAAATGGCGTCAGGTTTTGGTTATCGAAGCGACCCGTTTACTAAAATTAGAAAATTCCATTACGGAATGGATTTCACAGCAAGAACAGGAACGCCAATTTACGCTACAGGTGACGGTGTAGTATACAAAGCAGATGCTTCCTTATCAGGTTACGGAAATCATATTGAAATCAATCACGGTTTTGGTTATAAAACCTTGTATGCGCATTTGAGTAAATACAAATGTCGTCCAGGTCAAAAAGTAAAACGTGGTGATATTATCGGTTATGTAGGAAGTACAGGAAGAAGTCAGGCACCACATTTGCATTATGAAGTTTTTAAAAATGGAGAGCGTGTAAATCCGCTGAATTTCTATTATGGAAGTATTTCGGCAAAAGAATATATAGAAATTTCAAAATTAGCGAACCAAGAAAATCAATCGTTGGATTAA
- a CDS encoding TPM domain-containing protein — MSKTEDFLSKADEQEIVQAIIEAEKNTSGEIRVHLEEHTQKSPLDRAQEVFFELNMHETKDRNGVLFYVGISDKKFAIIGDQGINNVVETDFWNSTKDIVIANFKEGNFKSGLIEGIKSAGERLKKYFPYQSDDTNELSNEISRG, encoded by the coding sequence ATGTCTAAAACAGAAGATTTCTTATCAAAAGCAGACGAACAAGAAATTGTTCAAGCGATTATTGAAGCGGAAAAAAACACTTCGGGAGAAATCAGAGTGCATTTAGAAGAACATACACAAAAATCACCTCTTGACCGAGCTCAGGAGGTTTTTTTTGAACTTAACATGCACGAAACTAAAGATAGAAACGGAGTGCTTTTTTATGTAGGAATTTCAGATAAAAAGTTTGCAATTATTGGCGATCAAGGGATTAATAATGTAGTAGAAACTGATTTTTGGAATAGTACTAAAGATATTGTGATTGCCAATTTTAAAGAAGGAAATTTTAAAAGCGGTCTAATTGAAGGAATTAAAAGCGCAGGAGAACGTTTAAAAAAATATTTTCCGTATCAATCGGATGATACAAATGAATTGTCTAACGAAATTTCGAGAGGTTAA
- a CDS encoding MerR family transcriptional regulator, with amino-acid sequence MHLELTPNKRYYSIGEIAKAFNVNASLIRFWDKEFDILKPKKNAKGNRMFTPEDVKNLQLIYHLVKERGFTLEGAKMHLKEGQKKTLDKFEIISKLETIKAQLNTIKNQL; translated from the coding sequence ATGCATTTAGAATTAACACCAAATAAAAGATATTATAGCATTGGCGAAATTGCTAAGGCTTTCAATGTTAATGCTTCTTTAATACGTTTTTGGGACAAAGAATTTGATATTCTAAAACCAAAGAAAAACGCCAAAGGAAATCGAATGTTTACACCTGAAGACGTGAAGAATTTACAACTGATATATCATTTGGTAAAAGAGCGCGGATTTACGTTAGAAGGAGCCAAAATGCATCTGAAAGAAGGTCAGAAAAAAACGCTTGATAAATTTGAAATCATAAGTAAATTAGAAACAATTAAAGCGCAATTAAACACAATTAAAAATCAACTTTAA
- a CDS encoding TPM domain-containing protein: MRKLILLVFFLSGIYANAQFTIPKVPSFQTSVYDYADVLNPVEEKELENKLIRYSDSTTTQIVVITIDDLKGESIGILTPRWAHEWGIGQEKEDNGILILLSKNDREIWIAPGYGVEDRLTAGINGELIRNIIIPEFKAGSYYNGLDKGADAIFEVLKGKYKGSRKESNNPLPFILIVIFIIILIVLSSRGRKGGGNFRGGGGLDLGDIIILSSLGRGNGGFGGGGFGGGSSGGFGGGFGGGGFSGGGAGGSW; the protein is encoded by the coding sequence ATGAGAAAACTAATTTTACTAGTATTTTTCCTTTCTGGAATTTATGCTAATGCCCAATTCACTATTCCTAAGGTACCATCTTTTCAAACAAGTGTTTATGATTATGCTGATGTTTTAAATCCAGTTGAAGAAAAAGAATTAGAAAATAAATTAATTCGCTATTCAGATTCTACAACAACACAAATAGTTGTCATAACTATTGATGATTTAAAAGGAGAATCTATTGGAATTTTGACTCCAAGATGGGCACACGAATGGGGAATTGGTCAAGAAAAAGAGGATAATGGAATTCTGATTTTACTCTCAAAGAACGATAGAGAAATTTGGATTGCTCCAGGATACGGAGTAGAAGACCGATTAACAGCTGGAATCAACGGAGAGCTTATCCGAAATATCATTATTCCCGAATTCAAAGCTGGAAGTTATTACAACGGTTTAGACAAAGGTGCCGATGCGATTTTTGAAGTTTTAAAAGGCAAATACAAAGGTTCTAGAAAAGAGTCAAATAATCCATTGCCTTTTATTTTAATTGTAATTTTCATAATAATCTTGATTGTTTTGTCTTCAAGAGGAAGAAAAGGTGGCGGAAACTTTAGAGGAGGTGGAGGCTTAGATTTGGGTGATATCATCATTCTAAGTAGTCTTGGAAGAGGAAACGGAGGATTTGGTGGTGGAGGCTTTGGGGGCGGTTCATCAGGAGGCTTTGGCGGTGGCTTTGGCGGTGGTGGTTTCTCTGGTGGTGGTGCTGGCGGAAGTTGGTAG
- the alaS gene encoding alanine--tRNA ligase, producing the protein MKSQDIRKAYLNFFESKGHLIVPSAPIVLKDDPTLMFNNSGMAQFKEFFLGNGTPKSPRIADTQKCLRVSGKHNDLEDVGFDTYHHTMFEMLGNWSFGDYFKKEALAWAWEFLTEVLKLDKDRLYVSVFEGNPAENVPFDQEAFDIWKQYVSEDRIILGNKKDNFWEMGDQGPCGPCSEIHIDLRTDAELATVSGRDLVNADHPQVVEIWNNVFMEFNRKADGSLEKLPAQHVDTGMGFERLCMAMQNVTSNYDTDVFTPLIAKVEEITGLKYTSNEVKNISEEQNKTNIAIRVIVDHVRAVAFAIADGQLPSNTGAGYVIRRILRRAIRYGFTFLGTKEPFINKLVEVLANQMGEFFPEIKSQQQLVTNVIREEEASFLRTLEQGLQLLDKVVAETAGKEVSGEKVFELYDTFGFPKDLTALILKEKGYSFNETEFETELQKQKARSRAASEVTTDDWKVLIDGNVETFVGYDQTENNVKITRIRKVDSKKDGVLYQIVLDNTPFYPEGGGQVGDKGTLVSANETIEIIDTKKENNLILHFAKQLPENVEAGFVAKVNTDLRTSTSKNHSATHLMHLALRTILGTHVEQKGSLVNPNYLRFDFSHFSKVSDEELRQVEAYVNARIEEQLQLVEHRNIPIQQAMAQGAMALFGEKYGDTVRMIEFGESKELCGGIHVKNTADIWHFKIVSEGAVAAGIRRIEAITGDAVKDFYKNQENTLAEIKEVLKNPQDVLKSVGSLQDDNAKLKKLVEQLLKEKIEGLKNTLVADFQEINGIQFLAKQVDLSMSSTKDLVQAIGTSKPNAFVFLASIEDNAPNIHCYISKELVAEKGLNAGNVIRELGKLIDGNGGGQPFFASGKGKNVGGIKEALEKAVEFLN; encoded by the coding sequence ATGAAATCGCAAGACATTCGTAAAGCATACCTTAACTTTTTTGAATCAAAAGGACATTTAATTGTTCCTTCTGCGCCAATCGTTTTAAAAGACGACCCAACCCTTATGTTTAACAACTCGGGTATGGCACAATTCAAAGAATTTTTCTTAGGCAATGGAACTCCAAAAAGTCCTAGAATTGCCGATACGCAAAAATGTCTTCGTGTTTCTGGAAAACACAATGATTTAGAAGATGTAGGTTTTGATACTTACCATCACACCATGTTCGAAATGTTAGGTAACTGGTCCTTTGGCGATTATTTCAAAAAAGAAGCATTGGCTTGGGCTTGGGAATTTCTTACAGAAGTTTTAAAGCTAGATAAAGACCGTTTGTATGTTTCTGTTTTTGAAGGAAATCCAGCAGAGAATGTTCCGTTTGACCAAGAAGCGTTTGATATTTGGAAACAATACGTTTCAGAAGACCGAATTATTTTAGGAAATAAAAAAGACAACTTCTGGGAAATGGGCGACCAAGGTCCGTGTGGTCCATGTTCTGAAATTCATATCGATTTAAGAACCGATGCAGAACTTGCAACTGTTTCAGGAAGAGATTTAGTAAACGCTGATCATCCACAAGTAGTGGAAATTTGGAATAACGTATTCATGGAATTCAACCGTAAAGCCGATGGTTCGTTAGAAAAATTACCAGCACAACACGTGGATACTGGAATGGGATTTGAGCGTTTGTGTATGGCGATGCAAAACGTAACTTCAAATTACGATACAGATGTTTTCACACCGCTTATCGCTAAAGTTGAAGAAATTACAGGATTAAAATATACTTCAAACGAAGTAAAAAACATATCAGAAGAACAAAACAAAACCAACATTGCAATTCGTGTAATTGTGGATCATGTTCGTGCGGTTGCTTTCGCTATTGCTGATGGGCAATTGCCTTCAAACACAGGAGCAGGTTATGTTATTCGTAGAATTTTACGCCGTGCGATTCGTTACGGATTTACGTTTTTAGGAACGAAAGAACCTTTCATCAACAAATTGGTGGAAGTTTTAGCGAATCAAATGGGCGAATTTTTCCCTGAGATTAAATCACAACAACAATTGGTTACCAATGTAATTCGCGAAGAAGAAGCTTCTTTCTTAAGAACTTTAGAACAAGGATTACAATTATTAGATAAAGTAGTAGCTGAAACAGCTGGAAAAGAGGTTTCAGGAGAAAAAGTATTCGAATTGTACGATACTTTTGGTTTCCCAAAAGACTTAACGGCTTTAATTTTAAAAGAAAAAGGCTATTCGTTCAATGAAACTGAATTCGAAACCGAATTACAAAAACAAAAAGCGCGTTCTCGTGCCGCTTCTGAAGTAACGACTGACGACTGGAAAGTTTTAATTGATGGAAATGTAGAAACATTCGTTGGTTACGACCAAACGGAAAACAACGTTAAAATCACTAGAATCCGCAAAGTAGATTCTAAAAAAGATGGTGTTTTGTACCAAATTGTTTTAGACAACACCCCGTTTTACCCAGAAGGTGGTGGACAAGTGGGAGATAAAGGAACATTAGTTTCGGCTAACGAAACCATCGAAATTATCGATACGAAAAAAGAAAATAACTTAATCTTACATTTTGCCAAACAACTTCCTGAAAATGTAGAAGCCGGATTTGTGGCAAAAGTAAATACTGATTTAAGAACTTCGACTTCTAAAAATCACTCGGCTACGCATTTGATGCATTTGGCCTTGAGAACGATTTTAGGAACGCATGTGGAACAAAAAGGCTCATTGGTAAACCCAAATTACTTACGTTTCGACTTCTCGCATTTTTCTAAAGTTTCTGATGAAGAATTACGTCAAGTAGAAGCTTATGTAAATGCTAGAATCGAAGAGCAATTGCAATTAGTAGAACATAGAAATATTCCAATCCAACAAGCGATGGCACAAGGTGCGATGGCATTATTTGGAGAAAAATATGGCGATACTGTTCGTATGATTGAATTTGGCGAAAGTAAAGAATTATGTGGTGGAATTCACGTGAAAAACACGGCTGATATTTGGCATTTCAAAATTGTTTCAGAAGGAGCCGTTGCTGCTGGAATTCGTCGTATTGAAGCGATTACTGGTGATGCTGTAAAAGATTTCTATAAAAATCAGGAAAATACTTTGGCAGAAATCAAAGAAGTATTGAAAAACCCGCAAGATGTTTTAAAATCGGTTGGTTCATTACAAGATGACAATGCAAAATTGAAAAAACTAGTAGAGCAATTACTAAAAGAAAAAATCGAAGGATTAAAGAATACGCTAGTTGCCGATTTCCAAGAAATCAATGGTATTCAATTTTTAGCCAAACAAGTAGATTTATCAATGAGTTCGACAAAAGATTTAGTGCAAGCTATCGGAACTTCAAAACCAAATGCTTTTGTATTCTTAGCATCAATTGAAGATAATGCACCAAATATTCACTGCTACATTTCAAAAGAATTGGTTGCTGAAAAAGGGTTAAACGCTGGAAACGTCATCAGAGAATTAGGAAAATTAATCGATGGAAATGGTGGTGGACAACCTTTCTTTGCATCAGGAAAAGGGAAAAATGTAGGTGGAATTAAGGAAGCGTTGGAGAAGGCTGTTGAGTTTCTAAATTAA
- the era gene encoding GTPase Era — protein MHKAGYVNIIGNPNVGKSTLMNAFVGERLSIITSKAQTTRHRILGIVNGDDFQVLFSDTPGIIKPAYELQSSMMDFVKSAFEDADVLIYMVEIGEKELKDEAFFNKIIHSKIPVLLLLNKIDKSNQEQLEEQMQLWKEKVPNAEIYPISALENFNVQVVFDRIIELLPQSPPFYPKDALTDKPERFFVNETIREKILLNYDKEIPYAVEIETEEFKEDDNIIRIRAVIMVERDTQKGIIIGHKGAALKKVGIQAREDLEKFFGKQIHLETYVKVNKDWRNNERQLRRFGYNQK, from the coding sequence ATGCATAAAGCAGGCTATGTCAACATAATTGGTAACCCGAATGTAGGAAAATCAACTCTTATGAATGCGTTTGTAGGCGAGCGTCTTTCTATTATTACATCGAAAGCACAAACTACAAGACACCGTATTTTAGGTATTGTTAATGGTGATGATTTTCAAGTTTTATTCTCAGACACCCCTGGAATTATCAAACCAGCATATGAATTACAAAGTTCGATGATGGATTTTGTAAAATCAGCTTTTGAAGATGCCGATGTATTGATTTACATGGTAGAAATTGGCGAAAAAGAATTAAAAGACGAAGCGTTTTTCAATAAAATTATTCACTCTAAGATTCCAGTATTATTGTTGTTAAATAAAATTGATAAATCGAATCAAGAACAATTAGAAGAACAAATGCAATTGTGGAAAGAAAAAGTCCCTAATGCCGAAATTTATCCGATTTCAGCGTTAGAAAACTTTAATGTTCAGGTTGTGTTTGACAGAATTATAGAATTATTACCACAATCGCCACCCTTTTACCCAAAAGATGCTTTAACCGATAAACCAGAGCGTTTCTTTGTGAATGAAACTATTCGTGAAAAAATCTTGTTGAATTACGATAAAGAAATTCCGTATGCGGTTGAAATTGAAACGGAAGAATTCAAAGAAGATGACAACATTATTAGAATTCGTGCTGTAATTATGGTAGAACGCGATACGCAAAAAGGAATCATCATCGGACATAAAGGTGCTGCTTTGAAGAAAGTTGGAATTCAAGCCCGTGAAGATTTAGAAAAATTCTTTGGAAAACAAATTCATCTAGAAACTTACGTTAAAGTAAATAAAGATTGGAGAAATAACGAACGTCAGTTGAGACGTTTTGGGTATAACCAAAAATAA